In Nymphaea colorata isolate Beijing-Zhang1983 chromosome 5, ASM883128v2, whole genome shotgun sequence, one genomic interval encodes:
- the LOC126410090 gene encoding zinc finger BED domain-containing protein RICESLEEPER 1-like, translating into MLRDALLFKDVFQHLASCDSSYTYLPSEDEWSHASDLCQFLKVFYDATNLFSTTKQVTANLVFEEIVSIYHHLYRHRGASNEHIRALACKMQEKFDKYFKGYNILFAIVAIMDPRFKLSYLKYLLGNLDKPDAIVKCEIIESTLHELYAEYRNMYEDSDTCNMGRANASTSTMIAMEEYKSVSRYGFKAYVNSVSPVVVHTDLDKYLLDPMEEISPTIEFNILSWWKANESKYKILARMARDVLAILVSTVASESAFSTSRRIINDYRCSTTPENVESLICTQSWIRDASNLCESSHDAEHLDNDEC; encoded by the exons atgttgagagatgcattattattcaaagatgtctttcaacatttggcatCGTGTGATTCTAGTTATACATATTTGCCTTCTGAGGATGAGTGGTCTCATGCATCAGAtttatgtcagttcttaaaGGTCTTCTACGATGCAACAAATTTATTCTCTACCACCAAGCAGGTAACAGCTAATCTAGTTTTTGAAGAAATCGTATCAATTTACCATCATTTGTATAGGCATCGTGGAgcatcaaatgaacatataagggcATTGGcatgcaaaatgcaagaaaaatttgacaaatactttaagggctacaatattctctttgcaattgTAGCTATTATGGATCCTAGGTTCAAGTTGtcatacttgaagtatttgcttgGCAATTTAGATAAACCTGATGCAATAGTGAAATGTGAAATTATAGAGAGCactcttcatgaattgtatgctgAGTACAGAAATATGTATGAGGATAGTGACACGTGTAATATGGGAAGGGCCAATGCATCCACTAGTACCATGATTGCAATGGAAGAATATAAAAGTGTGTCTAGATATGGGTTTAAAGCATATGTCAACTCTGTATCTCCTGTAGTGGTTCACACTGATCTAGACAAATATTTGCTTGATCCAATGGAAGAAATTTCACCTACTATAGAgttcaacatattatcttggtggaaggcAAATGAAAGCAAATACAAAATTCTAGCAAGGATGGCTCGAGATGTGTTAGCTATTCTTGTATCTACAGTTGCTTCAGAATCTGCATTCAGTACATCGAGAAGAAttattaatgattatcgatgttcaacTACTCCCGAAAATGTAGAGTCATTAATATGCACACaaagttggattcgtgatgcaAGCAACTTGTGTGAAAG TTCTCATGATGCAGAGCACCTGGATAACGATGAATGTTAA